AACCCTCACCACCGTCGTCCCCACTGCGCTGGCCCGCTTCGATCCCACCGCGTTCCGGGCCATCGTCGTCGGCGGCTCCGCCCCCCCGGCGGTGATCCCGCCGAACTGCCGCATCAGCTACGGGCTCACCGAGACCGGCAGCGCCGTGGCCTACGACGGCCACGCCCTGCCCGGGGTGGAACTGCGAGCCGTCGACGGGGAGATCCAGGTGCGGGGCCCGATGCTGCTCCGCGGGTACCGCGACGGCACCACGCCCATCGACGCCGAGGGGTGGCTTCACACCGACGACGCCGGCGCGGTGCACCCCGACGGCCGGCTCGAGGTCCACGGCCGACGCGGCGACCTCATCATCACCGGCGGCGAGAACGTCTGGCCCAGCCCGGTCGAGCGGGTGCTGCACGAGCATCCCGGCGTGGCGGAGGTGGCGGTGGTGGGCCGACCCGACGGCGAATGGGGTCAGGTCGTGACCGCCGTGGTGGTGCCCGCCGACCCGGCCTCGCCCCCGACCCTGGACGAGCTGCGCGACCACGTGAAGGCCACCCTGCCCGCCTACTGCGCGCCACGGCGCATCGAGCTCGTCGATGCGCTCCCCCGCACCCTCCTCGGCAAGGTGCAGCGCCGCTCCCTGGGGGGCGGGTGAGCGCAGCCCTCTGATCTCAGGCGCCGCGGAGCAACGCTCCGCCGTCCACGACCAGCGTCTGGCCGGTGATCCACGACGCGGCGTCGCTCACCAGGAACACGATCGTGTCGGCGATGTCGGCCGGCTCACCGAGGCGTCGCAGCGGCAGGCGCGACGCGATGGCCTCCTCGTCGGACTCCCAGATCGCCCGGGCCATGTCCGTCTTGACCAGTCCGGGTGCGACCCCGTTGACCCGCACGCCCGGGGCCAGCTCGGCGGCGAGAGTCCGCGTGAGGTGGATGAGCGCCGCCTTGGTGCCGTTGTAGACCCCGATGGACGGCTCGACCGAGAGCCCGCCCACCGACGAGACGTTCACGATCGAACCACCGCGATCCCGCATCGAGGCCTCCCACGCCAGACGCGACCAGACCAGCGGACCCTTCCAGTTGACCTGCACGGTCTTGTCGAACTGGCTCTCGGAGATGTCGAGGGTGGGCCCGTGGTAGGGGTTGGTGGCGGCGTTGTTGACGAGGACGTCGATCGCCCCGAACCGCTCGATCGTCTCGGCCACGCACGCCTCGGCGGCCTCGGGGTCACCCGCGTTGGCCGCGAACACCGCCGTCTCCCCGTCGATCGTCGCCGCGGTGGCCTCGAGCAGCTCGAGCTTGCGCGACGACAACATGACGCGAGCCCCGCTGGCCGCGAGGGCGGCGGCCGTGGCCGCGCCGATGCCCTTCGATGCGCCGGTCACGAGGGCCACCTTGCCGTCCAGTCGCAGGTCCATGGGCGCAACGTAGCCGTGCCGTGACAACCTGCCCCGAGCCCACACCGTCCGAGGAGGACCATGACCGACGCATCGACGACCCCGCCCGGGCCCACGCTGCTGGTGGAGCGTGACGGGCCCGTGCTCGTCCTCACCATGAACCGACCGGAGCGCCGCAACGCCCTGGTACCCGACATGCTCGTCCGCTTCGCCGACGCCTGGCGCCTGGCCGACGAGGACGACTCGATCCGCTGCGTCATCCTCACCGGGGCCGGCGACGTGGCCTACTGCGCCGGAGGCGACCTGAACGACGGATGGATGTCGGGCGAGGTCACCGAGGAGGCCCGCCGCATCCAGGATCGGCTGAAGGAGGACCCGGGCATCACGGGTCGGGGTCTGCTGCTGACCGACTGGTGCCGCAAGCCGATCATCGCCGCGGTGAACGGCCAGTGCCTGGGCGGGGGCTGCGAGATGCTCCAACAGACCGACATCCGCATCGCCGAGGCCCACGCCACCTTCGGCGTTCCCGAGGCGAAGCGCGGCCTGATCGCCGGTGCCGGGTCGACGATGCGGCTGAAGCGCCAGATCCCCTACGCGGTGGCGATGGACATGTTGCTCACCGGTCGCATCCTCGATGCCGAGGAGGCGCTGCGCTGGGGGCTGGTCACCCACCTCGTCCCGTCCGGCGGGTCGATGGCCAAGGCCCGCGAGGTGGCCGAGGTGATCTGCGCCAACGGGCCCCTGGCGGTCGCCGCCGCCAAGGCGTCGGTGATCGAGACCGGCTGGCTCCCCGAGGCGGAGGCCCAGCCCATCGAGATCTCCCAC
This portion of the Acidimicrobiales bacterium genome encodes:
- a CDS encoding SDR family oxidoreductase — its product is MDLRLDGKVALVTGASKGIGAATAAALAASGARVMLSSRKLELLEATAATIDGETAVFAANAGDPEAAEACVAETIERFGAIDVLVNNAATNPYHGPTLDISESQFDKTVQVNWKGPLVWSRLAWEASMRDRGGSIVNVSSVGGLSVEPSIGVYNGTKAALIHLTRTLAAELAPGVRVNGVAPGLVKTDMARAIWESDEEAIASRLPLRRLGEPADIADTIVFLVSDAASWITGQTLVVDGGALLRGA
- a CDS encoding enoyl-CoA hydratase-related protein, with amino-acid sequence MTDASTTPPGPTLLVERDGPVLVLTMNRPERRNALVPDMLVRFADAWRLADEDDSIRCVILTGAGDVAYCAGGDLNDGWMSGEVTEEARRIQDRLKEDPGITGRGLLLTDWCRKPIIAAVNGQCLGGGCEMLQQTDIRIAEAHATFGVPEAKRGLIAGAGSTMRLKRQIPYAVAMDMLLTGRILDAEEALRWGLVTHLVPSGGSMAKAREVAEVICANGPLAVAAAKASVIETGWLPEAEAQPIEISHVIPVMRSADAREGMKAFAEKRTPRFEGR
- a CDS encoding fatty acid--CoA ligase family protein; the encoded protein is TLTTVVPTALARFDPTAFRAIVVGGSAPPAVIPPNCRISYGLTETGSAVAYDGHALPGVELRAVDGEIQVRGPMLLRGYRDGTTPIDAEGWLHTDDAGAVHPDGRLEVHGRRGDLIITGGENVWPSPVERVLHEHPGVAEVAVVGRPDGEWGQVVTAVVVPADPASPPTLDELRDHVKATLPAYCAPRRIELVDALPRTLLGKVQRRSLGGG